TGTGTGCAGCGTACTCTGCCTGTTTTTATTGTGATCTCTTAAGTCTAGACTGTAACCATATAAATGAATGAAGATcgatatatatatatattgtGTGTTGTAAATATCTGTTGTATATACAATTGTCATACACAATTGCGTAGTTATACTAGTAAAACAGTTGTCTATGTGCTGGAGGTTGCAGCTTCCTTGTTGATTCTCTCTTCAATCACCTGTAGAGCCacttgtcttcttctctctgCAACCGAGTTGGCTACGCTCTTCTGGGCCTGACTGACCTGCTCTTGTCTCTTTTGTGCTCTCAAGTTACTCTGTTCCACTGACTCGTCGTTAAATGGGGTTACAACTCCCAAAAACACAAACAACTCGTAGCCCTTGTCAAACACTACGGACAAGTATGGTTTGGTTATAGAAGGGAAGAACTCTACTAGCTGGAAGGTATCCGAGGCATCGCCTGTAATCAACGAGGAGTTTGCTGCGTCTGAGCTGGCACTTGTGATGGGCAAAAGCGGATCGACAGCAAACGACTGGAAGAACCGTAAGTATGTGTACGACACAATAAACGAATTCACACTGGGAACAACAGGATACAACGACCTGGTGACCAATGCCGACCACAacacaacaacaactaGTGCTGTAAAAGGCAAATGCTTGACCCGGAAATTGACCAAACCCTGGAACAAAACAATGTTGTGTTCAGGGATCAACTGCTTGAACACTACCAAGAAGCCAAAGTAGTACGAAATGCCTCCACCCAACGGCTGGTCCATTCCAGCAACATCGCCTCTCGCAATGTTGCTCACGATGGTAACAATCACAGACACAAAGTTGGTGATGGAGCCTACAACCAAAACAAACTTGATGACTTCTTTCCAGCTCCAGTACTTCTCTACATATTTGGTCAGAACGTATAGCACCACTACAGAGATTATAAGGGCTATTATTGAAACCTCTGCAAAAATAGCTGTCACAACCACCCACGGATAGAACAACGTGAACCTAGGCACCAATTGTAAATAGGGCACCTGGATGTTCTGGAAAGAAACAACTCCGTCAGGACTGTTTGTTGGGGTAGGCAGGATAAGCTCTTCACGATACGTGTTGAACTTTATAATGAAAATGAGCCCGGAAATGGCCGCCACGGCTCCGAGCAAGATCCGGGTGGAACGGGGAATATTATGAATACGTATAAGTCCAGCCATTGCTTAAATAGAAGACGAATTGGAGTATCTGAAAAAACTTGGTACAATTAAATTCGTGAATAAATTCAAAGCacaataaataaataaagATTTGACTGATATCTGCGGCTAGTCGAATCATGTGATATTAATCAGTTGACTGAGAGAAAACCTGTATATTGCCCACAAGGTTTTCAGGTGTCCTATGGGTCAAGGACAACTCGAGTCTTTTTGAACTACAGTGGTTGGTGTCGGTGAAACTTTTGATAATTTCTAAACATCCTTTTGGGTCAGGCTAAAGGGAGATTTATGAAGGCACAGGTTGAAGAAACTAGACGAAATGTACCAAGTTAATTCCATTTTCCGCCTGCATATCTCATTATCtaatgggtgcaaaatacGAACATTTAATTACTCTGGACCGTATCTGGGTCACTAATCTGTTCCGATTTCGTGAGAGTCCGTCAGAATTCATTCTACTGCTCATCACCAATCACAGCATAAGTTTATATTGTATGCGTGTAGAAAACACAATATCTCTACATTTACTGTGGGAGTTTCTATTAATTAAATGCTCTATGTTGTTCTCAGGGTTTAAaccaaaatcaaacaagGGAGTGGTTCAAAAGTTTCCAGTTTCTCACGCTTACCTTCACGCAAGAAGCTTTCGATCTTCTTGTGGTATTTCATTGCATGCAACAGATACACGCCGCTGCGAACACCATTTTTCAGAGCAGTGCATATTGCAAACAATCGTATATCTTTGGATCCATCCTGACAATCAAGATCTACATTCAATCTACAACACCATTAATATTTTATCGTAAAATAAACCTGAATTCAAATGTAAACAAAAGTATATAAAAGTTGTATAAATACACACTCAAGTAATTGGTGAAAATAATGTAGCAGTAATCGGTCAATTAACATCACCAAAATGAttgacttttccaatttgtGGGATGATCTAAAAGGCCTTAGTGGTGTAATTGTGAGTTGCCTGACTCTTGTTGGACAAATATGCTGGCCAAGTGTAATGTTTTGGTCTGTTTGGACCTGTGTCATTGTTGTCAACCTTTCTTGGTTGGAACAAACCCTTGGCAAATGAAATATCTATATTAGTACCGAGCGATTTAGGAAGCTTCAGGCCTGCAACAGCTGGAGCTGCAATAATAACAACGAAGATaaccaaaatcaaaaagtaCAAAGAACAGTATTTTCTGACCattctctttctcaatCTTGCTTGCTTCAAAGAGTAGATTGGAGGTCTAATCAACCTGGAAGGCTTCAACCAGAATAACATCGTAGAGTGCCATCTATCAACTAATGGAATGAACAAAATAGGCAATTGGCAGAACAATATGATATGAGCCAAGACGAAGTCGCCCGCAAACTCAGACATTTCAATGATCTTAGCACAGAATTCACGAGCTGGTTGAGTGAATGCCATCCAGCCCATACCAGTACCGTACCACTTACCAGTCCAGAAAGCGGTGTTGGCTTTGTCGTGTTTAAATTCTCTGGTCAAGAAGCACAAGgtcaagaatttgaacaatAGTCTCTGAATATAGATCATAGTAGCAAAACCCAATAACATTCTGGCAAATACAAAACCTTCCAATACCCACATcacgatgaagaagacaatgtGAACAATGACAGCACCACCGTGTGCAACCCCAGCAATGACAGCACCTGTCTTCTTGCAGCACATTCCCAATAAAGGACCAGCACAACAAGCCAATCCAACGCAGACGGCCAAGATACCCATGTCAATAACCACTGGAGCCAAAGCACAGATGACAACTCTAAGGGTAGAGTTGACAGGCAGGACGTCTTTTGAACCGTCAACGTCAAATGAGTATTTAGTAACACCAGTTTGAGCATTAATAAAGGTGTAGGCGACGAAAAGACCAGCGGTATAGATAAGAGTTGGGATGAAGTCAGCAAACAAGATATTGGATCTGTGAGCCCTCGAAGCGTCACCAGCATCCTTTTCAGACACGTCACCAGTTAATTTACGCTTGAAACCGGTAACACGCGATCTTGAAAGTCTGACATATCCAATCCACGAGTTTCTGTGCCACTTGGTGTTACCTCTCGACAACCATCTAATGAAGTCACGGTagtcaatgaagaagtcttcCCAGGCGAATTGATGGGGGTTGAATACAAATGGCGAGAAcatcaaagaagacaatgagGCCCAGAACCATAACAATGGAACCTGCCAGTGTGCAACAGAGccaaacaacaagatcaacatcAATCTGGCACCCATATAGATGGAAGAGTCAGCGAAACGAGAGTACAAAATCGAGAATGGAATTCTGGAAGTTGCAAACCCTCTACCTGTAGAAATATACCTAGCACCACCTACAGTCAAATCAGTGAAAACCGAGGAAGAGTAGATTTGGGCAACGAAGACTTCGAACATTGGTGACAATGAGATAAAGTGGCGAACGAATCTTTGGAATGCCTTCCAGACACCTCTTTCGATCAATTCTTGCACAACCAAAGGAATgaaggaaatgaaaaagaCAATGAAAATTGACAATGTATAACGTCTGGTCCAGTCAACAGCTGGAGACAAGTTGTAACAGCCGAATGGGAACATGATGTCGGTGATAGGAGAGTCTCTGTTGTAGTAACATATGATCGATTCGTGGGCCAAAGAACTCAAGTTGGCCAATACCAAAATGAAAACTTGCAAAGACAACTGAATGAAAAGATTGTTAATGTGGAAACCTGGATGTCCATAGTAAAATGACAAGAACCGGTCCAATGGCAACTGAGTAGATAAATAGTAATATTCTCTCGACAACATCTGTTCACCCATACCAGCACCAATCTTGGTGGTGAAATTCAAGATGGATCCGAAACCCATATCTCTACCTTTACCACACTGGTAGTACTCACAGTGCTTGATCTTACCACCTCTCAACATGGCAGTCATACCAGCGTAGATATCTTCGTTCAAATGCAAACCCTTTTGGGCCTTCGAAACACCACCTCTGGTAAACATGAAGGTAgcattcaagaaatcagGATGACCATAATGCAATTTACCACCAATCTGAGCCAAGGTTCTGGCGAACAAAGTACCGAAAGTCTGTTCCttaccagcagcaacatCACCTAACACACCTGAGTTCTCGGAGAAAATGTACTCTCTAGCACCCAATATGGCTACGGGgtccttcttcttggattcGTCggacttcaagttgggaGCGTATGGGTTTACGTACTCTacattcaattcttcgaACTCGGCCAAAACAGATCTGATCTTCAAACACTCTTCCAAGTAGTTGTCCTGGTTAGCATCGATCAACTGAATGTACTCACCTCTGTGGAAGATGATTGCGTGATTCTGGTTATCAGATTTACCGTCACCCAAGATAGGATTACCAGACAATTGCACTCTAAACTTAGGGCGTCTTCTGCCGTTTTCCAACATCTCACAGTGGCCGTCCATCAAAGCGGAGTACACTcttggttcttcttcttcgttcaaAGGAGGCTCCTCGTCCAAGTAGGCGATTTGCAAGTCGGGATAAGCACGCAACAAAAATTCAgcattttccatttcatcgtccttgaacttggacaaTCTTTGCATCGAAACCAAGAATCTaaactttcttctggccatcttttccaaagctAACTCTAAACCTTCTGGATCTCCTCCAAAGTATTGTACTAACTCTGGATTTTCCACTCTGTACAATAACTTGATTGCTCTGGCGTAGTTCATGAAACCAGAAACAGTTCTGTACAATGTTTGCGATCTCAATGAGGCCCAGATTCTAGTTCTCAAGGTATATTCCGGAGCAGCAGACTTGAAACCAATACAATAAAATGGCAAGTCGTCAATCTTGGACTTCAAACCATTTTCAGACAACTTCTCAGCGTCATCCCCATTTTCATAAGCAGCTGTTTCTTCCGCCAATATCTTTGTATCATTGACAAAACACTCCCATTCGACAGGATGTAACTGTTTCAAGTATTCCAATAAGGTAACTCTCGAGTACTGGTCGTCTTCTCTGATGATTTCTCTTaaagacaacaagatcttttCCGAATAGTGAGGTGTGAAAACTGTAAAACTTGGCATGTTGTCGACTGGCAAAGGTTCAGGGATAGGAGTAGCCAACGACTGGGCAAAGAAcgaaattcttctttcggCTTCAGAGTTACGAGGAAAGAATTCTGTCTCAAAGTTGTTGTCATCCTGACTGACAAAGAAAGTAGGAGCTCTCAAGGTTCTCTTgccttcaatttcagaagGAACCTGGTGGTACAATAACTTCTGGACATGATCTATAGCTAACAAGTGCTCTCTGTACATGGAAATAACAATAGCATTCCAAATCTGCGAGATCAACACCTTAGGCTTGTACTTAATTTCCATCTCTGTAGTGGCCAAGATCTTCGAGTAGATTCTCTTGGGCAATCTGGTGAAGATATTTCTCCAAGGAGTCAAGATGGAAATACCCAAGTAGAAGGAACGACCAATGGAAAAAACACAGTTACAGATGATGTACCACATGTAGGtatccaagaagaataataaTAAGTCTACGAGATACATCAAGCCCAAGACAATCTTAGCCTGGTGTTTGCACAACTTGTCCTTGAACCAGACTTCACCAGTACATCTCATGGTCATGGTAGATAAGATTCTGATAGGGTCTCTCAACGACaaggtcaagaagaaatacgATTCAAGCAACTTTGCAAGGAATACCAATACCCATAACAAGTAAGACATCCACATGTCCAAGCCTCTCAATTTAATGAAGTTGGCAGTGAAAGCTTGCGAAGACAAATATCTTCTGGATCTTTTGTTCATGTAGGAGGTGAACAATCCTCCTAATGGCATAACAGCGAAAAATACCAAGGTAGCAATGGCAATGAAAAAGCCCACAATCGACAAAACATGAGCAGTCTTTGAAATTGCAGATAAACCAGCCCAGTAGAAGGTGAACACAACAGGagccaagttgagaaagaagatcaaaagCAAAAACAACAAACGACGAGTCAAATGTTGAGCACCGGCCCATTCCCTAGGGACAAACATCCATTCGAAGATGGTAGCAAGAATCTGGATAGCCGAAGCAATAACACCTCCaatagcagcagcagcccATCTGGAAGAAGCTGTTGGTTGTGGGTCTTTGGTTTGAATGTAGTGTTGAGTGTATAATGTAGGCGAGTTGTAGGCAGTGTACATCCAGTAGACGGTTCCGTGTATAATCCAGattctgttgaagttaGTGACGAAATGCAACCAGGTTCTGATTTCTTTATaggtcttgaagaagacattgCTCCATTCGACTTCgcccaacttcaagtaaCGTTCTTCCTGAGGAATATCTACCAATCTCGTACCATCTTCAAACATGATTCTGGAAATACCTTCAGGGTACCAGAACAACTGGTTGACGTCATCGTAGCCAATAATTTTGTTGTGGTCCTTTTCACGCTTTACGAATCTACCTTCGTAGATTTCATAAACTTGCGATCTGAGGAAACGGTACAAAGGAGTAATGACACGGTTCAAGTAGTCACCCTCTGGTACTGGTTCCTGTC
This Scheffersomyces stipitis CBS 6054 chromosome 3, complete sequence DNA region includes the following protein-coding sequences:
- a CDS encoding predicted protein produces the protein MAGLIRIHNIPRSTRILLGAVAAISGLIFIIKFNTYREELISPTPTNSPDGVVSFQNIQVPYLQLVPRFTLFYPWVVVTAIFAEVSIIALIISVVVLYVSTKYVEKYWSWKEVIKFVLVVGSITNFVSVIVTIVSNIARGDVAGMDQPLGGGISYYFGFLVVFKQLIPEHNIVLFQGLVNFRVKHLPFTALVVVVLWSALVTRSLYPVVPSVNSFIVSYTYLRFFQSFAVDPLLPITSASSDAANSSLITGDASDTFQLVEFFPSITKPYLSVVFDKGYELFVFLGVVTPFNDESVEQSNLRAQKRQEQVSQAQKSVANSVAERRRQVALQVIEERINKEAATSST
- the GSL2 gene encoding 1,3-beta-D-glucan synthase subunit (BGS3) (GSC2) (1,3-beta-D-glucan synthase subunit Highly similar to FKS1 (GSC1). GSC2 and FKS1 encode redundant catalytic components of 1,3-beta-glucan synthase. Deletion of both is lethal~go_function 1,3-beta-glucan synthase activity~go_component 1,3-beta-glucan synthase complex; membrane~go_process beta-1,3 glucan biosynthesis), yielding MSYSDNNHNYYDPNQQGAPAGDGYYQQQPYDEGQQQQDFYDPNSQYHQQPYDMEGYQDPNGAPYGGQPMHPQGGYNADPEAFSDFSYGGQTPGTPGYDQYGTQYTPSQMSYGGDPRSSGASTPIYGGQGQGYDPTQFQMSSNLPYPAWSADPQAPIKVEHIEDIFIDLTNKFGFQRDSMRNMFDYFMTLLDSRSSRMSPAQALLSLHADYIGGENANYRKWFFASQQDLDDSLGFANMNLGKIGKKARKASKKSKKARKAAEEHGEDIDALANELEGDYSLEAAEIRWKAKMNSLSPEERVRDISLYLLLWGEANQVRFTPETLCYIYKTAKDYLLSPACQQRQEPVPEGDYLNRVITPLYRFLRSQVYEIYEGRFVKREKDHNKIIGYDDVNQLFWYPEGISRIMFEDGTRLVDIPQEERYLKLGEVEWSNVFFKTYKEIRTWLHFVTNFNRIWIIHGTVYWMYTAYNSPTLYTQHYIQTKDPQPTASSRWAAAAIGGVIASAIQILATIFEWMFVPREWAGAQHLTRRLLFLLLIFFLNLAPVVFTFYWAGLSAISKTAHVLSIVGFFIAIATLVFFAVMPLGGLFTSYMNKRSRRYLSSQAFTANFIKLRGLDMWMSYLLWVLVFLAKLLESYFFLTLSLRDPIRILSTMTMRCTGEVWFKDKLCKHQAKIVLGLMYLVDLLLFFLDTYMWYIICNCVFSIGRSFYLGISILTPWRNIFTRLPKRIYSKILATTEMEIKYKPKVLISQIWNAIVISMYREHLLAIDHVQKLLYHQVPSEIEGKRTLRAPTFFVSQDDNNFETEFFPRNSEAERRISFFAQSLATPIPEPLPVDNMPSFTVFTPHYSEKILLSLREIIREDDQYSRVTLLEYLKQLHPVEWECFVNDTKILAEETAAYENGDDAEKLSENGLKSKIDDLPFYCIGFKSAAPEYTLRTRIWASLRSQTLYRTVSGFMNYARAIKLLYRVENPELVQYFGGDPEGLELALEKMARRKFRFLVSMQRLSKFKDDEMENAEFLLRAYPDLQIAYLDEEPPLNEEEEPRVYSALMDGHCEMLENGRRRPKFRVQLSGNPILGDGKSDNQNHAIIFHRGEYIQLIDANQDNYLEECLKIRSVLAEFEELNVEYVNPYAPNLKSDESKKKDPVAILGAREYIFSENSGVLGDVAAGKEQTFGTLFARTLAQIGGKLHYGHPDFLNATFMFTRGGVSKAQKGLHLNEDIYAGMTAMLRGGKIKHCEYYQCGKGRDMGFGSILNFTTKIGAGMGEQMLSREYYYLSTQLPLDRFLSFYYGHPGFHINNLFIQLSLQVFILVLANLSSLAHESIICYYNRDSPITDIMFPFGCYNLSPAVDWTRRYTLSIFIVFFISFIPLVVQELIERGVWKAFQRFVRHFISLSPMFEVFVAQIYSSSVFTDLTVGGARYISTGRGFATSRIPFSILYSRFADSSIYMGARLMLILLFGSVAHWQVPLLWFWASLSSLMFSPFVFNPHQFAWEDFFIDYRDFIRWLSRGNTKWHRNSWIGYVRLSRSRVTGFKRKLTGDVSEKDAGDASRAHRSNILFADFIPTLIYTAGLFVAYTFINAQTGVTKYSFDVDGSKDVSPVNSTLRVVICALAPVVIDMGILAVCVGLACCAGPLLGMCCKKTGAVIAGVAHGGAVIVHIVFFIVMWVLEGFVFARMLLGFATMIYIQRLLFKFLTLCFLTREFKHDKANTAFWTGKWYGTGMGWMAFTQPAREFCAKIIEMSEFAGDFVLAHIILFCQLPILFIPLVDRWHSTMLFWLKPSRLIRPPIYSLKQARLRKRMVRKYCSLYFLILVIFVVIIAAPAVAGSKLPKSLGTNIDISFAKGLFQPRKVDNNDTGPNRPKHYTWPAYLSNKSQATHNYTTKAF